One part of the Vitis riparia cultivar Riparia Gloire de Montpellier isolate 1030 chromosome 15, EGFV_Vit.rip_1.0, whole genome shotgun sequence genome encodes these proteins:
- the LOC117931923 gene encoding metalloendoproteinase 4-MMP gives MFPLLTLFSLLFFLLFYPCQPGRPPPGLAPSPATVVTVKNGSYSWHGFQRFLGARRGSRISGMAELKKYFNRFGYLGFQDGNVTDVFDTRLESAVAAYQAKLGLPVTGRFDSETLSQMMSPRCGMRDAMQPMHAAMHYVYFPGKPRWARPIPMTLTYAFSPENLVGYLSLEDIRGAFKRAFARWASVIPVSFTETDTYSFADIKIGFYRGDHGDGEPFDGVLGVLAHAFSPESGKFHLDAAETWAVDLESEKSTVAIDLESVATHEIGHLLGLAHSPVKESVMYPSLKPRAKKADLKLDDIEAVQALYGSNPNFKFASSMESDISSNQAIDFRVRSYRKLSILLPILVLYSSM, from the coding sequence ATGTTTCCCCTTCTcactctcttctctcttctcttcttcctcctcttctacCCATGCCAACCCGGTCGGCCGCCGCCAGGGCTTGCACCATCTCCGGCAACGGTGGTAACTGTCAAGAACGGTAGTTACTCGTGGCATGGGTTCCAGAGGTTCCTTGGGGCCAGGAGAGGTAGCCGAATAAGCGGCATGGCGGAACTCAAGAAGTACTTTAACCGTTTCGGTTATCTAGGGTTTCAAGATGGTAATGTCACTGATGTTTTTGACACCAGACTGGAATCTGCTGTTGCCGCGTATCAGGCGAAGCTAGGGCTTCCGGTGACCGGTAGGTTCGATTCCGAGACTCTTTCGCAGATGATGTCGCCAAGGTGCGGGATGCGTGACGCCATGCAGCCCATGCATGCAGCCATGCATTACGTGTATTTTCCTGGAAAGCCGAGGTGGGCGCGTCCAATACCAATGACACTCACCTACGCCTTCTCGCCGGAGAATTTGGTCGGGTATTTGAGCTTGGAAGACATTAGAGGTGCATTTAAACGTGCTTTTGCAAGGTGGGCATCTGTTATTCCGGTGAGTTTCACTGAGACTGATACTTACAGTTTTGCCGACATCAAAATAGGGTTTTACAGGGGTGATCACGGCGACGGTGAGCCGTTTGATGGGGTTCTTGGGGTTTTGGCCCATGCATTTTCACCGGAGAGTGGGAAGTTCCACCTTGACGCGGCGGAAACATGGGCAGTTGATCTTGAATCGGAGAAGTCGACGGTGGCCATTGATTTGGAATCAGTGGCAACCCACGAGATTGGGCATCTTCTAGGGTTAGCACACAGTCCAGTTAAAGAATCGGTCATGTACCCTAGTTTGAAACCTAGAGCTAAGAAAGCTGATTTGAAGCTTGATGATATAGAGGCAGTGCAAGCCCTCTATGGTTCAAACCCTAATTTCAAATTTGCATCATCAATGGAATCCGATATTTCTTCAAATCAAGCCATTGATTTTAGGGTTAGGTCATACAGAAAATTGAGCATCTTGCTTCCCATTTTAGTACTATATTCATCCATGTAA